A window of Pseudomonas denitrificans (nom. rej.) genomic DNA:
GTGATCATGTGGATGGGCGTGCCGCAGCTGTTCCTCATCCCGCTGATTCCCAAGCTGATGAAGATCATCGAGCCGCGCCTGCTCTGCGCTATAGGCTTCGGCCTGTTCGGCATGGCGAGCTTCTTCTCCGGCGTGCTCAACCCGGACTTCGCCGGCCCGCAGTTCAACCAGATCCAGCTGCTGCGCGCCCTCGGCCAGCCGATGGTGATGGTCACCATCTCGCTGATCGCCACCGTCTATCTGCAGCCGCAGGACGCAGGCTCGGCTTCCAGCCTGTTCAACATCCTGCGCAACCTCGGCGGGGCCATCGGCATCGCCCTGCTGGCGACCCTGCTGGATAGCCGCGCCAAGGTCTATTACGACTACCTGCGCGAAGCGGTAGTGCCGGTGAATGGCGCGGTGGACGAGCGACTGGCGCAGCTGACCGCGCAACTGGGCACGCAACAGGCGGCGTTGGGCAAGATCAGCGAGATCGTCCACCAGCAGGCGGCGATCATGGCCTACAACGATGCCTTCCACGCCATTGGCATCGTGCTGGCGATCAGCATGGTGGCAGTGCTGCTGACTCGCCCGCTACCGGCGGGCATGGGGGCTGGCGCAGGAGCTGGGGCGCACTGAGCGCCCCTCCCTCCTCTTACCCCATCGACACCATGCGGTCGCGCAACTTGCCGATCTCGTCGCGCACCCCGGCCGCGGCCTCGAACTCCAGGTCGCGGGCCAACTGGTACATGCGCTCCTCCAGTTGCTTGATGCGCTTGCCGATCTCGTCGGGCGTACGCAGCTCGTTTTCGTACTTCCCACTCTCCTCCGCCACTTTCGCCAGGCTGCGTCGCTTGCCCTTGGCACCCGGCACCACGGCACCTTCGAGGATGTCCTTGATGTCCTTCTTCACACCCTTGGGCACGATGCCGTGCTTGGCGTTGAACTCCAGCTGCTTGGTGCGGCGGCGCTCGGTCTCGTTGATCGCCCGCTGCATCGAGCCGGTCATGTTGTCGGCATAGAGGATCGCCTTGCCGTGCAGGTTCCGCGCGGCGCGGCCGATGGTCTGGATCAGCGAGCGCTCGGAACGCAGGAAGCCTTCCTTGTCCGCATCGAGGATGGCCACCAATGCCACCTCGGGCATGTCCAGGCCCTCGCGCAGCAGGTTGATGCCCACCAGCACATCGAACTTGCCCAGGCGCAGGTCACGGATGATTTCCACCCGCTCCACGGTATCGATGTCCGAGTGCAGGTAGCGCACGCGCACGTCGTGGTCGCCCAGGTAGTCGGTAAGGTCCTCGGCCATGCGCTTGGTCAAGGTGGTGACCAGCACGCGCTGGTCCAGCGCCACGCGCTTGCCGATTTCCGAAAGCAGGTCGTCGACCTGGGTCGTCGCCGGGCGGATTTCCACTTCCGGGTCGACCAGGCCGGTGGGGCGTACCACCTGTTCGACCACGCGACCGGCGTGCTGGTCTTCATAAGGGCCGGGCGTCGCGGAGACGAAGATGGTCTGCGGGCTGATCGACTCCCACTCCTCGAAGCGCAGCGGGCGGTTGTCCAGCGCCGAGGGCAGACGGAAGCCGTACTCCACCAGGGTTTCCTTGCGTGAACGGTCGCCCTTGTACATGGCGCCGACCTGGGGAACGCTGACGTGGGATTCGTCGATCACCAGCAGGGCGTTGTCCGGCAGGTAGTCATAGAGCGTCGGCGGCGGCTCGCCGGGACCACGCCCGGAGAGGTAGCGCGAGTAGTTCTCGATGCCGTTGCAGTAGCCCAGTTCGAGGATCATCTCCAGGTCGAAGCGAGTGCGTTGCTCCAGGCGCTGGGCTTCGACCAGCTTGTTGTTGGTGCGCAGGTAGTCCAGTCGCAGCTTCAGCTCGGCCTTGATGTGCTCGACCGCCTCGAGCAGCGTCTCCCGCGGGGTGACGTAGTGGCTCTTGGGTAGAAGGTGAAGCGCGGCAGCTTGGTCAGCACCTCGCCGGTCAGCGGATCGAAGGCGGCGATATTCTCCACCTCGTCGTCGAACAGCTCGATGCGGATAGCCTCCAGGTCCGATTCCGCCGGGAACACGTCGATGACATCGCCGCGCACACGGAAGGTCGCGCGGGCGAAATCCATGTCGTTGCGGGTGTACTGCAGGCTGGTCAGGCGGCGCAGCAGCTCGCGCTGGTCCAGCTTGTCGCCACGGTCCAGATGCAGGACCATCTTCAGGTAGGACGCCGGGTCACCGAGGCCGTAGATCGACGACACGGTGCAGACGATGATGGCGTCCTTGCGCTCCAGCAGCGCCTTGGTCGCCGACAGCCGCATCTGCTCGATGTGGTCGTTGATCGAGGAATCCTTCTCGATATAGGTGTCCGAGGACGGTACATAGGCCTCGGGCTGGTAGTAGTCGTAGTAGGAGACAAAGTACTCGACGGCGTTGTTCGGGAAGAAGGTCTTGAACTCGCCGTAGAGCTGCGCAGCCAGCGTCTTGTTCGGCGCCAGCACCATGGTCGGGCGCTGCACCTGAGAAATGACGTTGGCGATGCTGAAGGTCTTGCCCGAGCCGGTCACCCCCAACAGTGTCTGGTGCGACAGCCCCGCTTCCAGTCCTTCCACCATCTGTCGGATGGCTTCGGGCTGATCGCCGGCGGGCTCGAATCGCGAATCCAGTTGAAAAATCGACATGGGAACCTCGCTTTGGCGTGTGACGCTTCGGTCGCCAAAGCGTCATACCAGTCGAAAAGCACGCGCGACAACTCGCCGCCTGCTGTAGAGGCCTATATAATACCGGCCCGTCGACGCAACCCCCAGCGCCGTGTGCGGGTGGGTTGCAATTGCACTTCACTCCCGCCTTAGAGCTGCTGCCAAAATGAGTCTGTTCTCCGCTGTCGAAATGGCCCCCCGCGACCCGATCCTGGGCCTGAACGAAGCTTTCAACGCCGATACCCGTCCGGGCAAGATCAACCTGGGCGTAGGCGTTTACTACAACGAGGAAGGCCGTCTCCCGTTGCTGCGCGCCGTGCAGGCCGCGGAGAAAGCCCGCATCGAGGCCCACGCACCGCGCGGCTACCTACCGATCGAAGGCATCGCTGCCTACGACTCGGGTGTGCAGAAGCTGCTGTTCGGCGCTGATTCCGAGCTGCTGGCCGAAGGCCGTGTGGTTACCACCCAGGCAGTCGGCGGTACCGGCGCGCTGAAGACCGGTGCCGACTTCCTCAAGCGCCTGCTGCCCAACGCCACCGTCGCCATCAGCGACCCGAGCTGGGAAAACCACCGCGCGCTGTTCGAAGCCGCCGGCTTCCCGGTGCAGAACTACCGCTACTACGACGCCGCCACCAACGGCGTGAACCGTGCCGGCCTGCTGGAAGACCTCAACGCCCTGCCCTCGCAGTCCATCGTTGTGCTGCACGCCTGCTGCCACAACCCGACCGGCGTTGACCTGACCATGGACGACTGGAAGCAGGTCCTGGACGTGCTCAAGGCCAAGGGCCACGTGCCGTTCCTCGACATCGCCTACCAGGGCTTCGGTGACGGCATCGACGAAGACGCCTCCGCCGTGCGCCTGTTCGCCAAGTCGGGCCTGAACTTCTTCGTGTCCAGCTCCTTCTCCAAGTCGTTCTCGCTGTATGGTGAGCGCGTTGGCGCCCTGTCGGTCGTGACCGACAGCCGCGAGGAATCCACCCGCGTCCTGTCCCAGGTCAAGCGCGTGATCCGCACCAACTACTCCAACCCGCCGACCCACGGCGCCAGCGTCGTCGCCGCCGTGCTGAACAGCCCGGAATTGCGCGCCGTCTGGGAAGAAGAGCTGGGCGAAATGCGCGCCCGCATCCGCGCCATGCGCGTGGCGATGGTCGAGCAACTGGCCGCCCTGGGCGCCAAGCGCGACTTCAGCTTCGTTGCCGAGCAGCGCGGCATGTTCTCCTACTCCGGCCTGACCGCCGAGCAGGTCGAGCGCCTGAAGAACGAGTTCGGCATCTATGCCGTCGGCACTGGCCGCATCTGCGTCGCCGCGCTGAACAACGGCAACCTGGACACCGTTACCCGCGCCATCGTCCAGGTGCTGTAAAAAAATCAGGGGAAGTCGTCGGCACGATGTTGACTTCCCCTTTTTAATCAGTAAGATACGCCCCGTTGTTCCGCGATAGCTCAGTCGGTAGAGCAAATGACTGTTAATCATTGGGTCCCTGGTTCGAGTCCAGGTCGCGGAGCCAAATTCGAAGCCCTCGGCACACGCCGGGGGCTTTCTTATTGGGCCTCTGGACTCTCTCCAGGGACTGCGTCCCAGGTGATTCCCCCCTTCGGGGCCGCGCTGAAGCGCGTTCGGCTGACGCCGTCGAGTCCAGGTCGCGGAGCCAGAATTCAAAGCCCTCGGCACACGCCAGGGGCTTTTTTATTGGGCTTCTGGACTCTCTCCAGGGACTGCGTCCCAGGTGATTCCCCCTTCGGGGCGCGCTGAAGCGCGTTCGGCTGATGCCGTCGACTCCAGGTCGCGGAGCCAGAATTCAAAGCCCTCGGCAAACGCCGGGGCTTTTTTATTGGGCCAAAGAATGCTCCCCCATGAAAAAGCCGGTCAGTGACCGGCCTTTTCATTTCGACTGGCAAAGGCTCAGAGCGAAATCCTGTCCCGGTTCTTGTCCAGGGTGCCCTTGCCGATGCCCTTCACTTCCAGCAGTTGATCGACCGTGGTGAAGGGGCCGTTACTGGTCCGGTAGTCAACGATCGCCTGGGCCTTCACCTTGCCGATGCCTTTCAGGGACTTCTGCAGTTCCTCGACGGATGCCGTGTTGATATTCACCGCCTCGACCTGGGAGACAGGCGCCTTGGCAGCGGGAGCCGGAGCCGGAGCTTCGGCCGCCGTCTTGGTGGCGGGCTGGGCACTGGTGGCTGCCTGGGCAAAACCACCAAAAGAAAGGCTGGTGAACAGAATCAGACTGGCGATGGAGAGCAGGTTCTTCTTCATGAGTCATTCCTTGGAATGAGAGGCTTCTAGGCGGGCGCGACGGCGCCGCCCAGTGACCATATCGCCAGGAACACTCGCAAAAACCTTGGTTTAGAGAGTCGGCAGCAGTTTCCGGCGCCGCCGACAGATCGCCAGGAAAGGACTGACGATGCTCGCAGACGCGACGACGACCGCGTCTGCTAGGAACCCTGGATCAGGGCTCCATCCGCCGCTGCTGGTGAATCAGGTCGACGATCTCGCCCTCGGGGCAATAACCGCTGACGGTTTCCCGCAACAGTTGCCGTACCCGCGCGTAGTTGCCCTGATCTACCGCCTTGAGCAGATCCGCCAGGACGAGCTTGAAGCCCTCCCAGTGCATCAGCTCCTCGTTGGCCTTCATGATCATCGGATGCTCGGTGGCGCTGACGTTGTCGCCGATCAGCAGCTCCTCGTAGAGCTTCTCGCCGGGCCGCAGACCACTGAACTCGATGGAGATATCACCGTGGGGCGTGCGCTCGGAGCGAACGCTGAGGCCCGACAGGTGGATCATCCGCTCGGCCAGTTCGAGGATCTTCACCGGCTGCCCCATGTCCAGCACGAAGACATCGCCGCCGCGCCCCATGGAGCCAGCCTGGATCACCAGCTGAGCCGCCTCGGGGATGGTCATGAAATAGCGGGTGATACCCGGATGGGTCACGGTGACCGGCCCGCCGCGCTTGATCTGCTCGCGGAACAGAGGAATGACTGAACCCGACGAGCCCAGCACATTGCCGAACCGGACCATGGTGAAACGGGTCTTGTTGACCTGGTGTACGCCGGACTTGTCGCCGAACAGCACCGGAGCGGACTCCTGGCTCAGGGCCTGCAGGATCATCTCTGCCAGGCGCTTGGTGCTGCCCATGACATTGGTCGGGCGCACCGCCTTGTCGGTGGAGATCAGCACGAAGTGCTCGACACCGGCCTGTACCGCCACCTGCGCGGTATGCAGGGTGCCCATCACATTGTTCAGCACGCCCTCGGAGATGTTGTGCTCGACGATGGGCACGTGCTTGTAGGCCGCGGCGTGGTAGACGGTGGCGACCTTCCAGGTGCGCATGACGTCCAGCAGGCGCTCGGCACTGCGTACGGAGCCGAGGATCGGCACCAGCTGAACCGCGAGAGACTCGCGCTTGATACGGTTTTCCAGCTCCTGGTGCACGCGGTAGAGGTTGTATTCGCTGTGCTCGAACAGGACCAGCACGGTGGGCGAAGAGCCGAGGATCTGGCGGCAGAGCTCAGATCCGATGGAGCCGCCAGCACCGGTGACCATCACGACTTCGCCGCGAATGCAGTGCTCGAACAACTCCTTGCGCGGCTCGACCGGATCACGCCCGAGCAAGTCCGCAATATCCACTTCCTGGATGTCATCCACCCGCACACGACCGTTAGCCAGCTCGATGAACCCTGGCACGCTTCGTACGTGAACCGGGTAGGGCTCGAGCAGACCGAGGATTTCACGGCGCCGGGCGCGGGTGGCAGAAGGGATCGCCAGCAGCACTTCCTGCACGCCGGTCTCGTCGATCATCTGCTGGATATGCTTGGGCTTGTAAACCCGAAGGCCCGCAATGACGCGGTTGGCGATCTCGTCATCGTCATCGATGAAGGCCACCGGGCGCATCGCACGCCCCAGGCGCAACGCCGCCACCAACTGGTTGCCGGCAGAACCGGCGCCATACACCGCCACCTTGGGCAGGCCATCCTGTTGCTTGAGGAAGGGCACCGCCTGGACCGTGCTGTACCAGTCGCCCATGAAATATTGGCGCATGGCCAGGCGCAGGCCGCCGATCATCAGCAGGCTCAGCCACCAGTAGTTCAGCACCAGTGAGCGCGGGACCATTTCGGTCACCGAGCGGTTCCAGTAGACCACCAGCGAGAGCAGCAGCGCCGAGATCGTCACCGCCTTCCAGATCGCGATCAGCGCGTCATTGCCCAGGTAGCGCATCACCGCGCGGTACATGCCAAAGCGGATGAACAGCGGGACGGCAACCACTGGCGCCGCCACGAACAGCCAACTGTGGACCCGGAACGGATACTCCAGATCGTCGGTGCCCAGGCGCACGATGAACGCCAGCCACAGCGAGAACCACACCAGCAGAATATCCGTGGTGACTTGCAATAACCGTTTATGTCG
This region includes:
- a CDS encoding amino acid aminotransferase, producing MSLFSAVEMAPRDPILGLNEAFNADTRPGKINLGVGVYYNEEGRLPLLRAVQAAEKARIEAHAPRGYLPIEGIAAYDSGVQKLLFGADSELLAEGRVVTTQAVGGTGALKTGADFLKRLLPNATVAISDPSWENHRALFEAAGFPVQNYRYYDAATNGVNRAGLLEDLNALPSQSIVVLHACCHNPTGVDLTMDDWKQVLDVLKAKGHVPFLDIAYQGFGDGIDEDASAVRLFAKSGLNFFVSSSFSKSFSLYGERVGALSVVTDSREESTRVLSQVKRVIRTNYSNPPTHGASVVAAVLNSPELRAVWEEELGEMRARIRAMRVAMVEQLAALGAKRDFSFVAEQRGMFSYSGLTAEQVERLKNEFGIYAVGTGRICVAALNNGNLDTVTRAIVQVL
- a CDS encoding ComEA family DNA-binding protein, with the protein product MKKNLLSIASLILFTSLSFGGFAQAATSAQPATKTAAEAPAPAPAAKAPVSQVEAVNINTASVEELQKSLKGIGKVKAQAIVDYRTSNGPFTTVDQLLEVKGIGKGTLDKNRDRISL
- a CDS encoding polysaccharide biosynthesis protein, which gives rise to MLRERLLRLPRRHKRLLQVTTDILLVWFSLWLAFIVRLGTDDLEYPFRVHSWLFVAAPVVAVPLFIRFGMYRAVMRYLGNDALIAIWKAVTISALLLSLVVYWNRSVTEMVPRSLVLNYWWLSLLMIGGLRLAMRQYFMGDWYSTVQAVPFLKQQDGLPKVAVYGAGSAGNQLVAALRLGRAMRPVAFIDDDDEIANRVIAGLRVYKPKHIQQMIDETGVQEVLLAIPSATRARRREILGLLEPYPVHVRSVPGFIELANGRVRVDDIQEVDIADLLGRDPVEPRKELFEHCIRGEVVMVTGAGGSIGSELCRQILGSSPTVLVLFEHSEYNLYRVHQELENRIKRESLAVQLVPILGSVRSAERLLDVMRTWKVATVYHAAAYKHVPIVEHNISEGVLNNVMGTLHTAQVAVQAGVEHFVLISTDKAVRPTNVMGSTKRLAEMILQALSQESAPVLFGDKSGVHQVNKTRFTMVRFGNVLGSSGSVIPLFREQIKRGGPVTVTHPGITRYFMTIPEAAQLVIQAGSMGRGGDVFVLDMGQPVKILELAERMIHLSGLSVRSERTPHGDISIEFSGLRPGEKLYEELLIGDNVSATEHPMIMKANEELMHWEGFKLVLADLLKAVDQGNYARVRQLLRETVSGYCPEGEIVDLIHQQRRMEP